The Theobroma cacao cultivar B97-61/B2 chromosome 2, Criollo_cocoa_genome_V2, whole genome shotgun sequence genome includes the window AGAAGTTAGGCTCTCAATAGGCAAGTTTATGATTTTTGCAGTGTGGAATGTATTCTGAAAAATGTGatcaaatataagaaaaatacaaTTTGTTTACTGTATAATTTATGGGTAATCTTGGATCAATTACCATTTTTGCATTATTTATTAATCTTGTGtttcatttgaaaatataCCTCTTGAGTATAGATGTCTATGTGTATGCTGATATCTTGATCTAGACTTAtcccaaaaaacaaaaattcttGCTCTAGTTAATACTCTTattttttaggttaaataatagtttataattaatagttaattaattatcattaattaaaatattaattattattttatatcaaatgaTGTTGACACAATGTTATTtagatgatgaaaaatgatataGTTATgtcattatattatattagtaTGTTATATCATTACCTATtatcatattataattatttaaaattttaataaaaaatattttaaaatcaaaatttttattttaattttcatgaaaaatcctCGACGAAATATTAAAGCATTATATGAGTTTATTACATGAAAtgcttataatttttattgaataataaaaaaatgtttcattgaataaataataattttggtttagtaATTGATTAATTGGTAAATACGTAATAAATTCTAAATGGAAGCGGTAAAAAAATCCCAAAATTCACTTTTGGCGCCAAAGAGTTCCCGGTGAAGAGGCAAATGTTTCTATCAACGCGCgttaaattcaaaaaactaAAGATGCCAAATACAAAAGGGCGGAAATTCCGGGCTTCTCCCGCCAACTCTGTCAGTTATCTTTCCTCGAGCatttctccattttcttcAAAAGGCAGCTTTCGTGTTCCCAGAGAGAATTAGTGGGAAAAGAATAgagaaaagcaaagaaaatccGATAACCCATTTCTCCAGAGGGCCAATATGGATCTGTCAGACATAGCGAGAAAGCTCGGTCTCTCAGAACAGAAGCTGCTGGTTCGAAAAGCGGCGGAGCTGCGCCGCCTCTGCGATGTTCAGTTTGATTCCTCCATTATCGGCGTCGTAAGTACTTTCATACTCTAGTCATTTACTTTAGACCCCCGATAAGAAGTCAAGCGTTGAAGCATTAattctattcttttttttttttcctgtttgTAGGGTGAGGTTTGTAAAGCTATAATCTGCTTGGAAATTGCTGCTACAAGGTAACATACATTAtccttcttttttcctttgctATTGAATATGTTCTgagtttttaattatgttttgtttgatgtaatttttatgaaatttgtaGGTTTGGGGAGGTTATATTTGATAGACAGAAAGCTATCAGGTTAAGTGGAATGTCGGAGAAGGCTTACAATAGATCTTTTAATTCCTTGCAGAATGGTCTAAATATCAAGTGAGTTTCtccctttcttccttttaaaTTTGCATTGTAGATTGAAGTATTAGTAAATTCAGattttaatttggaaaaaCAATGGTGTTTCAGGACAACGCTGGATAttagagaattggggattcaATTTGGATGTGTTAGGCTCATTCCCTTTGTGAAGAAGAGCTTGTCTCTGTAAGacccttttcctttttatgtGTTCTTTGATTTTGGTCTCTTTAAATCTGTTTCCTTCTAGATTGCTTTGTGTTTGAGAGAATGCCTGGAAGGGTAAATCCCTAATTTAAACTATCTTTACTGTACTCAAATTTGTTAAGATTGCAATCCTCAGCACTTTGATGAccttttttcatttgattatcAGATGAAGTGATGTgggttcctttttttttttccttccattttGTGAAATTGGTGAATTGAATAGTTGAGTGacttaaatgatgtttatgtCAGCTACAAGGAGCGGTTTACAGCATCATTGCCTGCTTCTAGACAGGCGAGTGCGGACTTCACTAGGCCAGTGTTTACTGCTGTGGCATTTTACTTGTGTGCAAAAAAACACAAGGTAGCATATGCGTAATCCTTCTGTCAAATGTTCTTTTCCCCTGTGTTTACATGTTTTTGACATAAATTCTCTGCTTTACAGCTTAAGATAGACAAGGTTAGGTTGATTGAGGTTTGTGGCACCTCTGAATCTGAGTTTTCTTGTGTAAGTAACATAGTTCCTCACTACATATGATCATTTAATGTGGTAACTTGTAAATGCTTAGTGTTTGTTTAATGTGCTGAGCATTGATTTGGAACTTTAAATACAGGTTTCTACCTCCATGAAGGATCTATGTCATGATGCTTTTGGAATctcaaaggaaaagaaagatcCCAAGGAGGTGAAAGGCAACCGAGGTAACTGTTCATTTCCATTTACCTTAAAATTGGCATTTGTTGCCATTTTGACCTTGTTACTAACATTTGCATTTTTTGCTGTATTTTAATACTATGAGTTGGTTTTCAATCTCCATGTATGTTCACACATAGAGAATTATTCTCTAAAATTTGCTATTTGGTGCATGCAGAACTGCTAGATGTGTTAcctgagaaaagaaaatttgatgatGGTGGTTATTTATCTGATGATGGACCAGAGGTACTACTATAGCATTTGgaattttagtttattaattgtCTGATGAAAGCTGGATTTCTTGATTCTAGATATGAAGTCTTCTGTTTCATTGTAACATTTTCTGACTATGACTGGTTGCGTATGCACAACTGTGATGATTCTATGAAATTTTTGCTTCCTGATCTGACTTCCATTTGTGTCATTCAAGAGTTTAAAAATCTCTAATGTCAAAGCTTTGCATGGATTATTCATCTGTTGTCTTGCAAGTCTTTCTTagtgattttaaatatttgatgtCCCATGATCAGTAAGGCTGGCATTTGCATTTTTTAACAGAATTAGAGCAATCATTGATATTGGACTCAATCATTTTAGGGATAAAAGCTAGAAGTTTGTGATATTGttcttcaaaaacaaaaatctcattttacGGTTGGTGCCATTCCAGTTATATCTTAGAGTAAACGCAAAATTTCTATAGCAATAGCACTAACACAATCCTCTTGCAGCTTTCAAGTTACAAGCGGCataagaaaatggagaaaGTTGCCTATGATGAGTGGAAGTCATCTGTTCTATCATCTAATAAGAAAAGCACAAAAGGTAATGAAAGAATTTCccttttaatttcctttataatgCACTGATGCAATCAAAGGAAACCCAGCATAGCTGATCTTTCACATATCTCTGTGTTTTTTCTTCAGCACCCTGCAAGCGGACCACTCAAACCAGTCTTAACTTTCTGAAGGAAGTTCCTGAGGCACAGGAGTTGAAGGCTGTATAGGAGACATGTtttcatttctagttttcAAGTTGTTTGAGCTGATCCTGCTGAAATTCATTTTAGGAGAAAAAGATATCTAGAAGTTCACATGGGTAGAAATGGATTAAAGAACTGCATCTGTTAAGTTATTAGTTATTACAAGAAATGCAGTTTTGTAAGATGATCTTGTCTATCTTAAAGTGTCTATATGTTTGATATAGGTCAGGCAAATATTCTTCTCGAGATATAAGTTTGAGAACTACTtcaaaaataaggaaaatgttaatatatttaaaaattgctTCAACTGTTAATACATCAAATTGGATTCCTTAGGGTTGACATATCCCTAGTCTGATTCTCTTTGCTCTTTGATGACAGcaaaattccattttctttccatgtttaaaaaattaggGGGTGTTTATTCTCCTAATAGTTGGTATCTTGCAAACTTTTTAAGTTGTTACTAATCGCATAAGATTGTCATTTAATTGAGAAGGTTaagattaaaaacaaaaaaattaagatctCATTTGATTGATATTCTTgttattatatgtatttatttatctttaaaaagaaagaacatgTTTAGattaaagaacaaataaaatgaataaaactTTAGGTGCCATGCAAATCTTGAACACTTCTCATTTGTAGCAATGATCTCTTTGCACCC containing:
- the LOC18610442 gene encoding origin of replication complex subunit 6 gives rise to the protein MDLSDIARKLGLSEQKLLVRKAAELRRLCDVQFDSSIIGVGEVCKAIICLEIAATRFGEVIFDRQKAIRLSGMSEKAYNRSFNSLQNGLNIKTTLDIRELGIQFGCVRLIPFVKKSLSLYKERFTASLPASRQASADFTRPVFTAVAFYLCAKKHKLKIDKVRLIEVCGTSESEFSCVSTSMKDLCHDAFGISKEKKDPKEVKGNRELLDVLPEKRKFDDGGYLSDDGPELSSYKRHKKMEKVAYDEWKSSVLSSNKKSTKAPCKRTTQTSLNFLKEVPEAQELKAV